The sequence CAGGGCAGCGCGGTGTCCGGACCGGTCTTGGTCAGCTGCAGGTCAGCACGCACCACGCGGATGGTTTCGCACAGCACGGGGCTGAAGGTGGCGATGCCGCAGAGCTCGATGATGCCTTCTTCCGGGGCGGTGCCGCGGACGGTGATCGTCTTGGTCTGGCCGGGCTCGAGGTCGCCGAGGGTCCAGATGGCGACGCCGCCTTCGACGGAGTCAGCCGCCGGGGAGGCGTCGGAGATGTCGAAATTGGAAGAGACCTGGTCGCGAACCGTCACATCGGTGATGCGGAAGTCGCTGGTATTGGTCGCGGCGAGGGTATACTGGAAGGGCGAGCCAACCATGACCTCCTGCGGGACGGTCTTCTCCAGCAACAGCACGCTGCTATCCTGGTCGCCCGTGGGGAATGCCATGGAGCCCTTCACGTAGGTAATGCCACCTTGCTGGAAGGTGGAGTGCGAGGGACCGTAGCCGCCCGTCGAGCGAGCGGAACGCTCGGCAGTGGGGGTGCCAGTGGGCGATTGTTGCTGGCTTGCGCAACCTGCGAGGAAAAGCACGGCAGACAGCAAAAGCCCAGCAGCACTCAAGAGGTGTTTCGGCCGATTGTTCATAGCTGGATACTTAAGAGACGTTGAGTTGACTGGTTATGAAATACGCGCGCAGCCACTGCAAGCAAATGTTTCTCCTGCAGCGACAAGCGAGGCATGTGGTCGGTTGATGCCCTTCAACGTGGGGCTACTGTGACAGAAAAAGCGATTCTGACCAGTTTTAAGCGCAAATAAGTATGCACCCTCCCAACGTGGCGGGGCGTTCAAGCCTTTCTGGGCCAAGGAAAAAAAAGCGGCCGCCCCGGGCAGGGCGGCCGCCGTATATAAAAAGCACAGGCAACTGCGTTTTACGCAGCGCCGAAGAAGCTCTTGACGCGGGCCACGGCGTAATCGCGGTTCATCATGGCGATGAAGTCCATGCTGATGCCCTTGGGGCAGGCTGCGGAACATTCGCCGATGTTGGTGCAGTTGCCGAAGCCTTCGGCATCCATCTGCCCCACCATCTTGAGGCTGCGGCGGTCTTTCTCCGGGCGGCCCTGCGGCAGCATGTTGAGCTGGCTGAGCTTGGCGGAGGTGAAGAGCATGGCGCTGGCGTTGGGGCACACGGCCACGCAGGCGCCACAGCCGATGCAGGCGGCGGCGTCCATCGCGCGGTCGGCCACGTCCTTGCCGATGGGCAGGGCGTTGGCGTCTTGCGCCGCACCGATGCGCTGGTCGACAAAGCCGCCCGACTGCATGATGCGCTCGAACGAGCTACGGTCGACCGCCAGGTCGCGCAGCACCGGGAAGGGCGCGGCACGGAAGGGCTCGATCGTGATCGTGTCGCCGTTGCCAAAGCTGCGCATGTGCAGCTGGCAGGTGGTTTGCAGGGCGTTCTTGCCGTGCGGGATGCCGTTGATCGTGAGCGAGCACATCCCGCAAATGCCTTCGCGGCAGTCGTGGTCGAACGCGACGGGCTCCTTGTCTTCGCTGATCAGCTTTTCGTTGAGCAGGTCGAGCATTTCGAGGAACGACGAAGAGGTGGACACCTCGTTCATCTGGTAATCTTCGAAATGACCGCCTTCCCCGGCGCTCTTTTGGCGCCAGACCTTCAGCTTAACGGAAATGGTACCTTCGGACATGGGTCTCGGTAGTTAAGGTTTTGAATCCGGGCGCGCTTACTTGTAGCTGCGGACGCCGAGTTTGACGTTTTCGAAATCCAGGTGCTCCACGTGGCGCACCGGCTCCTTGTCGTCGCCCTTGTACTCCCACACCGCCGCATGGCTATAGGTGTCGTCGTGGCGGAGGGCTTCGCCGTCGGGCGTCTGGTGCTCGACGCGGAAGTGACCGCCGCAGGACTCCTCACGGGTGAGGGCGTCGCGGCACATCAGCTCGCCGAATTCGAGGAAGTCGGCCACGCGGCCCGCGCGTTCGAGCTCGATGTTGAGCTCGTTGTTGGTGCCGGGCAGCTTCAAGTCTTGCCAGAAGCGCTGGCGGAGCTGCTGGATCTCGCCGATCGCCTCGGTCAGCCCTTCCTTCGTCCGGGCCATGCCGCACTTGTCGAGCATGATCTTGCCCAGCTCGATGTGCAGGCTGCGCGGGCTGGAAGAGCCCTTGATGTTGAGCATGCGGTCGATCTTGGACTGGACGAAGTTTTCGGCCTCGTCGAAGCCCTTGTCGGCCGTGGTCGTCTCGCCGGCGCGGCCGATCGGCAGCTCCGAGCCAAGGTAGTTGCCCACCACCGCCGGGGTGACGAAGTAGCCGTCGGCCAGGCCCTGCATGAGGGCGGAGGCGCCGAGGCGATTCGCACCGTGGTCGGAGAAGTTGGCCTCACCGGTGGCAAAGCAGCCTGGGATCGTCGTCATGAGGTTATAGTCTACCCAGAGGCCGCCCATCGTATAGTGGGGCGCCGGGTAGATCATCATCGGCTCCTTGTAGGCGCTGGTGCCGGTGATGTTCTCATACATGTCGAAGAGGTTGCCGTAGCGCTCGGCGATGGTGTGCTCGCCCAGGCGCTGGATCGCGTCGCGGAAGTCGAGGTAGACCCCGAAGCCCGTGGGTGCGATGCCGCGACCGTCGTCGCAGGCTTCCTTGGCCGAGCGGCTGGAGATGTCGCGCGGGGCCAGGTTACCGAAGCTCGGGTACTTGCGCTCGAGGTAGTAATCGCGATCCTCTTCGGCCACATCGCTGGGCTTGATCTCGCGGCGGCGCAGCTTGGCGGCGATTTCGCGGCTCTTGGGCACCCACACACGCCCGTCGTTGCGCAGCGACTCGGACATGAGCGTGAGCTTCGACTGGTGCTCGCCCTCCTGCGGGATGCAGGTCGGGTGAATCTGCGTGTAGCAGGGGTTGGCGAAGCCGGCACCGCGCTTGTAGGCGCGCCAGGCGGCCGTCACGTTACAGCCTGCGGCGTTGGTGGAGAGGAAGAAGACGTTGGAGTAGCCGCCGGTGGCGAGGACCACGGCATCGGCCGCCCAACGCTCGATCTTGCCCGTCACCATGTTACGGGTGATGATGCCCTTCGCGCGCTGCACGCCGTCCTTGTCCGTCACGAGGACGAGGTCGAGCATTTCGTGGCGGTTGTACATCTTCACCTGGCCGAGGCCGATCTGGCGGCTCAGGCTCTGGTAGGCACCGAGGAGCAGCTGCTGGCCCGTCTGGCCGCGAGCGTAGAAAGTGCGGGAGACCTGGGCACCACCGAAGGAGCGGTTGGCCAGCATACCGCCGTATTCGCGGGCAAAGGGCACGCCTTGCGCCACGCACTGGTCGATGATGTTGGTGCTGACTTCGGCGAGGCGGTAAACGTTGGCCTCACGGCTGCGGAAGTCGCCCCCCTTGACGGTGTCGTAGAAGAGGCGGTAGACCGAGTCGCCGTCGTTCTGGTAATTCTTGGCGGCATTGATACCGCCCTGGGCCGCGATCGAGTGAGCGCGGCGGGGGCTGTCCTGGTAACAGAAGCAGGAAACGTTGTAGCCCAGCTCGCCGAGGGTGGCCGCGCCGGCCCCGCCCGCCAGACCAGAGCCGACCACGATGATGTGGTACTTACGCTTGTTGGCCGGGTTGACGAGCTTGTACTTGAATTTGGCGCTGGTCCACTTTTGCGCCAGCGGACCTTCCGGAATTTTGGGATCGAGATTCATGGCTTGCGGTGTCCCTGCGAAATTAGTGGTTGGCTTCCGAGGCGGCATCGGCGTGGGCGCCGAAGTAGTGCTCGTACTGCGCGTTGATATGGTCCTGGTGCGGGAGGGCCTGCAACAGGCCGGCGGTGGGCAGGCTGGCAAAGCCGAGGAACACGACCCAGCCGATCACGGCGGCGAGCACGCGCAGGCGCGGCGTCCACACGCTGTTACGCAGGCCCAGGCTCTGGAACATGCTGGCCACGCCGTGGCTCAAGTGCAGGGCGAGCAGCGCCATCGAGACGATGTAGAACACCGACACGTACCAGAAGTGGGGGCCGAAGCCGATGCCCACCATCGCATACACGTCGTGCTGCTCGGTATGGCCCAGCGGCAGGAGCTTGTCGTGCACGCCCCACAGGGTGGAGGTGCCGGTAATCTCCGTGTGCAGCTCCTTGAACTCCGGGTGCACGCTCTGCACCGTGAAGTGCAGGATGTGGAAGATGATGAACGCCAACAGCACCAGGCCGGTGTAGCGCATCGTCTTGCTCGCAAGGGTCGCCTGCAGCTTGGCTTTGGCGGAGTAGCCGAGAGGGCCACGCGCGCGACGATTTTCCAGCACGAGCTGGACCGCCACCACGACGTGTACGACTACCGCCGCCAGGAGCACCAGGCGGACGACCCACAGAGACCCGTAAGGCAGGTGCTGCAGCTTGTAAGCATATTCGTTAATCCAGTCCGGGTGCAGGAACATCTGCAGGTTACCCAGCATGTGGCCACAAACAAAGCCTACCAGTACAAAACCAGTCAGGGCCATGAGGTATTTCTTGAACAACG comes from Verrucomicrobiota bacterium JB022 and encodes:
- a CDS encoding succinate dehydrogenase cytochrome b subunit, producing the protein MSSLFKKYLMALTGFVLVGFVCGHMLGNLQMFLHPDWINEYAYKLQHLPYGSLWVVRLVLLAAVVVHVVVAVQLVLENRRARGPLGYSAKAKLQATLASKTMRYTGLVLLAFIIFHILHFTVQSVHPEFKELHTEITGTSTLWGVHDKLLPLGHTEQHDVYAMVGIGFGPHFWYVSVFYIVSMALLALHLSHGVASMFQSLGLRNSVWTPRLRVLAAVIGWVVFLGFASLPTAGLLQALPHQDHINAQYEHYFGAHADAASEANH
- a CDS encoding fumarate reductase/succinate dehydrogenase flavoprotein subunit, whose translation is MNLDPKIPEGPLAQKWTSAKFKYKLVNPANKRKYHIIVVGSGLAGGAGAATLGELGYNVSCFCYQDSPRRAHSIAAQGGINAAKNYQNDGDSVYRLFYDTVKGGDFRSREANVYRLAEVSTNIIDQCVAQGVPFAREYGGMLANRSFGGAQVSRTFYARGQTGQQLLLGAYQSLSRQIGLGQVKMYNRHEMLDLVLVTDKDGVQRAKGIITRNMVTGKIERWAADAVVLATGGYSNVFFLSTNAAGCNVTAAWRAYKRGAGFANPCYTQIHPTCIPQEGEHQSKLTLMSESLRNDGRVWVPKSREIAAKLRRREIKPSDVAEEDRDYYLERKYPSFGNLAPRDISSRSAKEACDDGRGIAPTGFGVYLDFRDAIQRLGEHTIAERYGNLFDMYENITGTSAYKEPMMIYPAPHYTMGGLWVDYNLMTTIPGCFATGEANFSDHGANRLGASALMQGLADGYFVTPAVVGNYLGSELPIGRAGETTTADKGFDEAENFVQSKIDRMLNIKGSSSPRSLHIELGKIMLDKCGMARTKEGLTEAIGEIQQLRQRFWQDLKLPGTNNELNIELERAGRVADFLEFGELMCRDALTREESCGGHFRVEHQTPDGEALRHDDTYSHAAVWEYKGDDKEPVRHVEHLDFENVKLGVRSYK
- a CDS encoding succinate dehydrogenase/fumarate reductase iron-sulfur subunit: MSEGTISVKLKVWRQKSAGEGGHFEDYQMNEVSTSSSFLEMLDLLNEKLISEDKEPVAFDHDCREGICGMCSLTINGIPHGKNALQTTCQLHMRSFGNGDTITIEPFRAAPFPVLRDLAVDRSSFERIMQSGGFVDQRIGAAQDANALPIGKDVADRAMDAAACIGCGACVAVCPNASAMLFTSAKLSQLNMLPQGRPEKDRRSLKMVGQMDAEGFGNCTNIGECSAACPKGISMDFIAMMNRDYAVARVKSFFGAA